One Metopolophium dirhodum isolate CAU unplaced genomic scaffold, ASM1992520v1 scaffold1, whole genome shotgun sequence DNA segment encodes these proteins:
- the LOC132953222 gene encoding 52 kDa repressor of the inhibitor of the protein kinase-like, with product MSKRKIIDYFSKNTNQDDCEPTSSKNSTKTPSTLNKTESMHANENDISLFVNRRLSDADKFTALKNVWLPLTTFEFPLNQKNKKRGLKFQYKWLLQFNWLVYSKIKNGAYCKFCVVFAKCGGIRNQPLNKLVLEAFDAWKKALECDFEPKIRTLKRLCATRWVQRYDAVNDFVELFPCVVAALEIITEWNDSSATDAAILLKAIDSEFLISLQITKFLFSYGLPLCKQLQSKKIDLVEAVCLAEDIISALQNIRINIEQEFNNIFLMAKEMAKVISLNLSVKRITKRQTNRANFFTDSDNNKISDINVEHYYRTTIFIPYLDFFIAQLEERFTAHKTIFKGFETIFSKNQFLNASEIESFKNLAEFYSPHVNKDNSLAELKIWRTKILDNSEVIKTGLDALQLCSSSIYTNLNKLLKILCVLPVLTSTPERTFSTLKRVKTFTRNSMLEDRLNGLTLLAVHKDISITPDEVLDEMSMKPRKLELIL from the exons ATGTCAAAacgtaaaattattgattatttttctaaaaatacaaatcaagaTGATTGTGAACCAACTTCTAGTAAAAATTCAACGAAAACACCAAGTACACTAAATAAA ACTGAAAGTATGCATGCAAATGAAAATGATATAAGCTTATTCGTAAACCGTAGATTATCAGATGCTGATAAATTTACT GcacttaaaaatgtatggttACCATTGACAACATTTGAGTTTcctttaaaccaaaaaaataagaaaagagGTTTAAAATTCCAATATAAATGGTTGCTTCAATTTAATTGGCTTGtttactcaaaaataaaaaatggtgcTTATTGCAAGTTTTGTGTAGTATTTGCAAAATGTGGTGGAATAAGGAATCAGCCTTTAAATAAATTGGTATTAGAAGCATTTGATGCATGGAAAAAAGCTCTTGAG tgtgaTTTTGAACCTAAAATCAGAACACTTAAAAGACTTTGTGCCACACGCTGGGTGCAGCGTTATGACGCTGTGAACGATTTTGTCGAACTATTCCCTTGTGTGGTGGCTGCATTAGAAATAATTACAGAATGGAACGACAGTTCTGCCACTGATGCTGCCATATTATTAAAAGCTATTGATAGTGAATTTTTGATCTCACTTCAAATtactaaa tttttattttcctATGGATTGCCACTATGTAAGCAATTACAATCCAAAAAAATTGACTTAGTAGAAGCAGTTTGCCTTGCCGAGGATATAATTTCAGCACTTCAGAATATTAGGATTAATATTGAacaagaatttaataatatattcttaatgGCAAAG gAAATGGCTAAAGTTATCAGCTTAAATCTATCGGTGAAAAGAATTACAAAAAGACAAACCAATCGTGCAAATTTTTTTACAGattctgataataataaaatatcagacATAAATGTTGAACATTATTATCGAACTACAATATTTATTCCATATTTGGATTTCTTTATTGCACAATTAGAAGAAAGATTTACTGcacacaaaacaatttttaaag gaTTTGAgactattttttcaaaaaatcagtTCTTAAATGCAAGTGAAATTGAATCCTTTAAAAATCTGGCAGAGTTTTATTCACCGCATGTAAATAAAGACAACAGTTTGGCTGAACTGAAAATATGGCGAACAAAGATATTGGACAATTCTGAAGTCATTAAAACTGGCCTAGATGCTCTTCAACTCTGCAGTTCCtctatttatacaaatttgaataagTTACTAAAAATTTTATGTGTCCTACCCGTTTTAACATCCACCCCAGAAAGAACGTTTTCAACATTAAAGAGGGTGAAGACATTCACTAGAAACTCAATGCTTGAA gaCCGTTTGAATGGATTAACGTTGTTGGCAGTACATAAAGATATTAGCATTACTCCAGATGAAGTCTTGGATGAAATGTCTATGAAGCCAAGAAAACTTGAACTTATACTTTAG